Proteins encoded in a region of the Wenzhouxiangella sp. XN201 genome:
- a CDS encoding c-type cytochrome, producing the protein MWIKRTFKWIGLTLLGIVGLAAIAVILVYILMGRDLARSYDITGEDIAVPSDAASIEEGQRLAQLRGCSGGCHGRTTTGGVMIELFDGTRVVAPDLGELAARYSTKDLERAIRHGVKPDGTSVLRIMPSEMLSTLSDRDLGLILAYLRSQPAGEQTLPESRYGPVARVMGFFFKRKFGSLLAAEVIDHQHSPPPEPSDEEAYGRYLANTVCTECHGSDLRGSPDGSTPSLAVVLAYSREDFETLMRAGEPLGGQELGLMAGVARSRFVRFTDDEIAALHGYLSSPDNWSD; encoded by the coding sequence ATGTGGATCAAGCGGACTTTTAAGTGGATCGGACTGACCTTGCTCGGTATTGTCGGTCTGGCGGCGATTGCGGTGATTCTTGTCTACATCCTCATGGGTCGTGATCTAGCCAGGAGCTACGACATCACGGGTGAAGACATTGCCGTGCCATCGGATGCAGCGAGCATCGAGGAAGGTCAGCGCCTGGCGCAATTGCGAGGCTGCTCCGGTGGTTGTCATGGCAGAACTACGACTGGCGGGGTGATGATCGAGTTGTTCGACGGGACCCGGGTCGTGGCACCGGATCTTGGGGAACTTGCTGCGCGCTACTCCACCAAAGACCTGGAGCGCGCGATCCGCCACGGCGTAAAGCCGGACGGCACTAGCGTCCTTCGCATCATGCCGTCGGAAATGCTTTCAACCCTCAGTGATCGGGATCTGGGCCTGATCCTGGCCTATCTGCGCAGCCAGCCGGCAGGCGAGCAGACCCTTCCGGAGTCGAGGTATGGACCCGTTGCCCGAGTCATGGGATTCTTCTTCAAGCGGAAATTTGGATCACTTCTTGCGGCCGAAGTGATTGACCATCAACATTCGCCGCCGCCTGAACCTTCCGATGAAGAAGCTTACGGACGTTACCTGGCCAATACGGTCTGCACCGAGTGCCATGGCAGCGATCTACGCGGTTCGCCTGATGGCTCGACGCCCAGTCTTGCCGTCGTACTGGCGTATTCGCGCGAGGATTTCGAAACGCTTATGCGAGCTGGGGAACCGCTGGGCGGACAAGAGTTGGGGCTGATGGCCGGTGTGGCCAGATCCCGATTCGTGCGTTTCACCGACGATGAAATTGCCGCACTGCACGGGTATCTCAGTTCCCCGGATAACTGGTCGGATTGA
- the xth gene encoding exodeoxyribonuclease III, producing MKIASWNVNSLKVRLEQVLDWMEHQRPDVLGLQETKLTDEKFPVEAIEAAGYHVAFAGQPTYNGVALIAREQPLDLITEIPDFPDEQKRVIAGTIGNVRVINLYVVNGKEVGSDKYDYKLAWLEAVQKWIADELTRHDKLVVMGDFNIAPDDRDVHDPEAWHEKILCSTPEREALKAMLDLGLHDSFRLFEQPEATFSWWDYRAAAFRRGLGLRIDLVLCSDALKMACAASYVDQEPRRNERPSDHAPVAAEFKL from the coding sequence ATGAAGATCGCAAGCTGGAACGTCAATTCGCTCAAGGTTCGCCTGGAGCAGGTGCTCGACTGGATGGAACACCAGCGTCCCGACGTGCTCGGACTGCAGGAAACCAAACTGACAGACGAGAAGTTTCCCGTCGAGGCCATCGAGGCAGCCGGTTATCACGTGGCCTTCGCCGGCCAGCCGACCTACAACGGTGTTGCGCTGATTGCCCGAGAGCAACCACTCGATCTCATTACCGAGATCCCGGACTTTCCCGACGAACAGAAGCGCGTCATCGCCGGCACGATCGGCAATGTCCGAGTAATAAACCTCTACGTGGTCAACGGCAAGGAAGTCGGCTCCGACAAGTACGACTACAAGCTCGCCTGGCTGGAGGCCGTGCAAAAGTGGATCGCCGACGAACTCACGCGCCACGACAAGCTCGTCGTGATGGGCGATTTCAACATCGCGCCGGATGACCGCGACGTGCACGACCCCGAGGCCTGGCACGAGAAGATCCTCTGCTCGACACCCGAGCGCGAGGCGCTCAAGGCCATGCTGGACCTGGGTCTGCACGACAGCTTCCGGCTTTTCGAACAGCCGGAGGCGACCTTCTCCTGGTGGGACTATCGTGCCGCCGCTTTCCGCCGCGGCCTGGGCCTTCGCATCGACCTGGTGCTTTGCTCCGACGCGCTGAAGATGGCCTGCGCCGCAAGTTACGTCGACCAGGAGCCGCGCCGAAACGAGCGGCCTTCCGACCATGCCCCGGTCGCGGCGGAATTCAAGCTGTAA
- a CDS encoding EAL domain-containing protein, which translates to MVNFTQKPDLFNALRTEGADPALEQALFRKLFESAPEGIVLLDNRDCIVRVNPGFLDMFGYRKDEVVGRPINSLIVDGGLDEEASDLTRRVIDHQSIRKDTVRYRKDGTMLYVSILGHPVTLGEGQVGVYGIYRDVTEQKLSEEMLRQSEDKYRTIVETIEDGYFEVDLEGNFLFFNEALPRILDCDPEALKKITYRDLCTPATAERVYDICNVVFNTGQPNPGFSWEITDRQSKSRHLETSLSLLLSSNGTPAGFHGIVRDVSERVRAETALRESEKRYRIMAENTGQLVYDYDLATGAIHWSGAIERVTGETAEALSGVDLDGWIARIHPEDRGEALALLHEAEVRGSHYHVEYRFRTRGGDYIQAEDNGTFLLDDEGKAYRMIGTMSDVSERHRVTREMAYQAAHDELTGLFNRRKFEQVLKDMLDHQRAIGRSHAVLYMDLDQFKVVNDTCGHHAGDELLRQLAVLLSNQLRKSDTLARLGGDEFGLILHGCSMVKAEEVGRKILALINEFSFSWEGRNFTIGMSIGIVDVAGHTSLAEVLMAADQACYSAKHRGRNRIQVYHFDDSDLSRHQLEIDAAAEITDALREDRFELHFQKIMLLPGHHGERHYEILLRMRDRAGELVMPDRFIPGAERYNMMSAIDRWVVSHVLQGIRRRLDAGRHQEDERFSINLSGSSFGEREFAAFVADELQRTRVPPQAIAFEITESSAILSLERAVEFIESVRALGVKVMLDDFGSGLSSFGYLKTLPIDYLKIDGELVKDIAGARIDLAMIEAIHRVGEVIGIPTVAEHVSSPEILECLREVGVQYGQGFHFHKPEPWRWG; encoded by the coding sequence ATGGTCAACTTCACCCAGAAGCCCGATCTATTCAACGCCCTCCGTACCGAAGGGGCCGATCCGGCGCTCGAGCAGGCGCTATTCAGAAAGTTGTTCGAGAGTGCGCCGGAAGGGATCGTCCTGCTCGACAATCGTGATTGCATTGTCCGCGTTAACCCCGGATTTCTGGACATGTTCGGCTACCGCAAGGACGAGGTTGTCGGCCGGCCGATCAATAGCCTGATTGTCGATGGGGGGTTGGACGAAGAAGCCAGCGACTTGACGCGGCGCGTCATTGACCATCAGTCGATCCGAAAGGACACCGTCCGCTATCGGAAGGATGGCACCATGCTTTACGTGTCGATTCTGGGTCATCCGGTTACTCTGGGTGAAGGTCAGGTCGGCGTTTACGGCATTTATCGCGATGTGACAGAGCAGAAGCTGTCCGAGGAGATGCTGCGGCAAAGCGAGGATAAGTACCGCACCATCGTTGAAACCATCGAGGACGGCTATTTCGAAGTCGATCTTGAAGGTAATTTTCTGTTCTTCAACGAAGCCTTGCCTCGCATACTCGACTGTGATCCTGAAGCGCTCAAAAAAATTACCTATCGGGACTTGTGTACGCCCGCCACGGCGGAGCGTGTCTACGATATCTGCAATGTAGTCTTCAACACCGGTCAGCCGAACCCGGGGTTCTCCTGGGAAATCACTGATCGCCAGTCCAAAAGCCGGCACCTTGAAACGTCGCTGTCCCTGCTGCTTTCGAGTAATGGTACGCCCGCTGGCTTTCACGGCATCGTGCGCGACGTAAGCGAGCGGGTCCGGGCCGAAACAGCACTCCGGGAAAGTGAAAAGCGTTACCGAATCATGGCCGAAAATACCGGTCAGCTTGTTTATGACTATGATCTCGCCACCGGAGCCATCCACTGGTCCGGCGCGATCGAGCGGGTCACCGGGGAGACGGCGGAAGCGCTTTCAGGCGTCGACCTGGACGGGTGGATTGCGCGAATTCATCCCGAAGACCGCGGGGAGGCCCTGGCGCTATTACATGAAGCGGAGGTGAGGGGTAGCCACTATCACGTTGAGTACCGATTTCGAACCCGTGGCGGTGACTATATTCAGGCCGAGGACAACGGGACGTTTCTACTCGACGATGAGGGTAAGGCCTATCGCATGATCGGCACCATGAGCGACGTCAGCGAGCGTCACAGAGTGACTCGGGAAATGGCCTATCAGGCCGCGCACGATGAGCTGACCGGGCTGTTCAACCGACGCAAGTTCGAGCAGGTTCTCAAGGACATGCTCGATCACCAGAGAGCTATCGGGCGTTCGCACGCAGTTTTGTACATGGATCTCGATCAGTTCAAGGTGGTGAATGATACATGCGGCCATCATGCCGGCGATGAGTTGCTACGACAGCTTGCAGTGCTTCTGAGTAACCAGTTGCGTAAGTCCGATACCCTGGCACGGCTTGGCGGCGACGAGTTCGGTTTGATCCTGCACGGCTGTTCGATGGTCAAGGCCGAAGAAGTCGGGCGAAAAATCCTGGCGCTGATCAACGAATTTTCCTTTTCCTGGGAAGGTCGGAACTTCACCATTGGAATGTCCATAGGCATAGTCGATGTGGCCGGCCATACCAGTTTGGCCGAGGTCCTGATGGCGGCGGACCAGGCGTGTTATTCCGCCAAACACAGGGGGCGCAATCGCATCCAGGTCTACCATTTTGACGACAGCGATCTAAGTCGCCATCAATTGGAGATTGATGCTGCCGCGGAAATCACCGATGCATTGAGGGAGGATCGTTTCGAGCTTCACTTTCAGAAGATCATGCTCCTTCCGGGGCATCATGGCGAGCGTCATTACGAGATTCTTCTACGCATGCGAGATCGAGCCGGCGAGCTTGTCATGCCGGATCGCTTCATTCCCGGCGCCGAACGATACAACATGATGTCTGCCATCGATCGTTGGGTCGTGTCCCACGTGCTCCAAGGCATTCGCCGCCGTCTCGACGCCGGTCGACACCAGGAGGACGAGCGCTTTTCCATCAACCTGTCAGGGAGTTCCTTCGGAGAGCGGGAGTTTGCGGCGTTCGTCGCCGACGAATTGCAGCGAACCCGCGTGCCACCGCAAGCGATCGCATTCGAGATCACGGAAAGCAGCGCAATACTCAGCCTTGAGCGAGCGGTAGAGTTCATCGAGAGCGTGCGGGCGCTGGGCGTCAAGGTCATGCTGGATGATTTCGGAAGTGGCTTGTCCTCGTTCGGTTACCTCAAGACCTTGCCAATCGACTATCTCAAGATCGACGGTGAACTGGTCAAGGATATCGCCGGCGCCCGGATCGACCTGGCCATGATCGAAGCGATTCATCGTGTCGGCGAGGTCATCGGCATTCCGACAGTGGCCGAACACGTCAGCAGCCCCGAGATTCTGGAGTGCTTGCGGGAGGTTGGCGTTCAGTATGGCCAGGGCTTCCATTTTCACAAACCGGAACCGTGGCGCTGGGGATAA
- a CDS encoding lysophospholipid acyltransferase family protein, with amino-acid sequence MFRRTLLPRLVYGLYRGWSATWRLRRHEPPAMAEYLASGQPFVVAMWHGDELGMVCFGPFYRLAVMASHSKDGELLNYVLRQFGFATARGSSSRGGSSALRGLMRLARQGYSPVIAVDGPRGPVHKAKPGVLELARVTGLPVFPCAMACSRHIPLHRSWDLTDLPTPFAKVLIYWGDPIVVAREGDARSAAMTQQLEDAINTCRRKAREMLPDID; translated from the coding sequence ATGTTTCGCCGTACCCTCCTTCCCCGCCTGGTCTACGGCCTATACCGTGGCTGGAGCGCCACCTGGCGCCTGCGGCGGCACGAACCGCCGGCAATGGCCGAATACCTCGCATCGGGCCAGCCCTTCGTCGTGGCCATGTGGCACGGCGACGAGCTCGGCATGGTCTGCTTCGGGCCGTTCTATCGTCTTGCCGTAATGGCCTCACACAGCAAGGACGGCGAGCTGCTGAACTACGTGCTGCGGCAGTTCGGATTCGCCACCGCCCGCGGTTCTTCCAGCCGCGGCGGCTCGAGCGCTCTGCGAGGCCTGATGCGCCTGGCCCGCCAGGGCTACTCGCCGGTGATCGCCGTCGACGGCCCACGTGGGCCGGTTCACAAGGCCAAGCCCGGTGTTCTCGAGCTCGCCCGGGTCACTGGCCTGCCGGTCTTTCCCTGCGCCATGGCCTGCAGCCGGCACATCCCGCTGCATCGCTCCTGGGACCTGACCGACCTGCCTACACCCTTCGCCAAAGTGCTGATCTACTGGGGTGATCCCATCGTGGTCGCGCGCGAAGGCGACGCGCGCTCTGCCGCAATGACACAGCAACTGGAAGACGCCATCAACACTTGCCGCCGCAAAGCCCGCGAAATGCTGCCAGACATCGACTAA
- a CDS encoding pitrilysin family protein, whose amino-acid sequence MQSFARTFVELLLALSLFTLLPLAQAAEIEHVTSVEGISEYQLDNGLKVLLMPDASRPTTTINITYFVGSKHESYGETGMAHLLEHMVFYGTEKHEDIKAEISERGGRANGTTWYDRTNYFQTLPAGEENLEWALGMEADRMVNSLIDGEDLESEMTVVRNEFEIGENSPFRVLMQRVMATAYLWHGYGRSTIGARSDIENVPVERLRDFYRRYYQPDNAILILSGNFEPEQALAQVNEHFGAIPAPERSGDMKLWPTYTRDPVQDGERSVNVRRSGEFQMVLGAWHVPAAAHEDAAAVQVLSHVLGEAPSGRLHQALVVEELASQVGTFAMSLGEPALLMAFAQVDKDDDLAAARNALVETIDALEDNPPTETEVQRAVNALKRNVEVTLNDSNRVGIQLSEWAAAGDWRLMLLNRDRLDQVTVDDVVRVANTYLTRDNRTIGQFIPEDEPQRAEIPDAPDAEKLLADYQGREGRSEGESFDPSAENIEERLVRFELSNGAEVVLMPKETRGDRVQGQITMRMGTLETLRGPKPSGTTASMLMRGSEQYDRQAIRDRVSELQSTLRIGGNSDLSASMESTRGNLGELLALTAEVLRNPTFEASELEELRRQQLTRLDQAQDDPMSVASHKLRRHANQYPPDHPEYTASYEEVEARIKAVERQQLVDFHARFYGFGPGTTISFVGDFDAEEVKDALESLFGDWTPEIAYERYERPYFQPEPAVLEAQLDDKANAGLLATHAIRMNDEHPDYPALKLAGHLLGGGFLSSRLDDRIRNEEGLSYGVGGTFNADSIDENGSFYAYAMYAPENRERLIEVLFEVLNDAIDNGFDEAEVAEGRRGYLQQLELARSNDGQLMSMLNSNLYLDRDMFHQAEFEQKVSELSAEEVSQAVREHLDPEKLSYAVAGDFEQDSEEEAQE is encoded by the coding sequence ATGCAGTCCTTTGCACGAACCTTTGTTGAACTCTTGCTTGCCCTGTCGTTGTTCACGCTGTTGCCTTTGGCGCAGGCGGCAGAAATCGAACATGTCACTTCGGTCGAAGGTATCAGCGAATACCAGCTCGACAACGGGCTCAAGGTACTGCTTATGCCGGACGCGAGCCGCCCGACAACCACCATCAACATCACCTATTTTGTCGGGTCCAAGCATGAGAGCTACGGCGAGACCGGGATGGCGCACCTGCTCGAGCACATGGTGTTCTACGGCACCGAGAAGCACGAAGACATCAAGGCCGAAATCTCCGAACGCGGCGGGCGGGCCAACGGCACCACCTGGTACGACCGCACCAATTATTTCCAGACCCTGCCGGCCGGCGAGGAAAACCTCGAATGGGCCCTCGGCATGGAAGCCGACCGTATGGTCAACTCGCTGATCGACGGCGAGGACCTGGAATCGGAAATGACGGTCGTACGCAACGAATTCGAAATCGGTGAGAACAGTCCATTCCGCGTGCTGATGCAGCGCGTCATGGCCACCGCCTACCTGTGGCACGGCTACGGTCGCTCGACCATTGGCGCGCGCTCCGACATCGAGAACGTGCCAGTCGAGCGCCTGCGGGACTTCTATCGCCGTTACTACCAGCCCGACAACGCCATACTGATCCTGTCGGGCAACTTCGAGCCCGAACAGGCCCTAGCCCAGGTCAATGAACACTTCGGTGCCATTCCGGCACCCGAGCGCAGCGGCGACATGAAACTCTGGCCGACCTACACCCGTGACCCGGTCCAGGACGGCGAGCGCAGCGTCAACGTGCGACGCTCCGGCGAGTTTCAGATGGTGCTGGGCGCCTGGCATGTTCCGGCCGCAGCGCACGAGGACGCCGCCGCTGTTCAGGTACTCTCGCACGTACTTGGCGAGGCACCCTCGGGGCGCCTCCATCAGGCCCTGGTGGTTGAAGAACTGGCCAGCCAGGTCGGAACATTCGCAATGTCGCTGGGTGAGCCCGCCCTGCTGATGGCCTTCGCCCAGGTCGACAAGGACGACGATCTCGCCGCGGCACGCAATGCCCTGGTGGAGACGATCGACGCCCTCGAGGACAATCCGCCGACCGAGACCGAAGTGCAACGTGCCGTCAATGCACTCAAGCGCAATGTTGAAGTCACCCTCAACGACTCCAACCGTGTCGGCATCCAGCTTAGTGAATGGGCGGCCGCCGGCGACTGGCGGCTGATGCTGCTCAACCGTGACCGGCTCGACCAAGTCACGGTCGATGACGTGGTGCGCGTGGCCAACACCTATCTCACGCGCGACAACCGCACCATCGGCCAATTCATTCCCGAAGACGAGCCGCAACGTGCGGAAATCCCCGACGCGCCGGATGCCGAAAAGCTGCTCGCCGACTACCAAGGTCGCGAAGGGCGCAGCGAAGGCGAGTCTTTCGATCCCTCGGCCGAAAACATCGAGGAACGGCTGGTCCGTTTCGAGTTGTCCAACGGCGCCGAGGTGGTCCTTATGCCCAAGGAGACGCGCGGCGATCGGGTCCAGGGCCAGATCACGATGCGCATGGGCACGCTCGAAACACTGCGCGGGCCCAAGCCATCCGGCACGACCGCCAGCATGCTGATGCGCGGTTCGGAGCAATACGACCGACAGGCAATCCGGGATCGCGTCAGCGAGCTGCAGTCAACCCTGCGAATTGGCGGCAACAGCGATCTGTCGGCCAGCATGGAAAGCACGCGGGGCAATCTCGGTGAACTGCTGGCACTCACCGCGGAAGTGCTGCGCAATCCGACCTTCGAGGCCTCCGAACTGGAAGAATTGCGACGCCAACAGTTGACCCGACTGGACCAGGCACAGGACGACCCGATGTCGGTGGCCTCGCACAAGCTGCGGCGTCACGCCAATCAGTATCCACCGGATCACCCTGAATATACGGCCAGCTACGAAGAGGTCGAGGCTCGGATCAAGGCCGTTGAACGCCAGCAACTGGTCGATTTTCACGCGCGTTTCTACGGCTTCGGTCCCGGCACGACCATCAGTTTCGTCGGAGATTTCGACGCCGAGGAAGTAAAGGATGCCCTGGAATCCCTGTTTGGGGACTGGACCCCGGAGATTGCCTACGAGCGCTACGAGCGTCCTTATTTCCAGCCCGAACCGGCGGTTCTGGAAGCCCAGCTCGATGACAAGGCCAACGCCGGGCTGCTTGCCACGCACGCAATCCGGATGAACGATGAGCATCCCGACTATCCGGCACTCAAGCTGGCCGGGCACCTGCTCGGCGGCGGCTTTCTGAGCTCGCGCCTGGACGATCGCATACGCAACGAGGAGGGATTGAGCTACGGCGTCGGCGGCACCTTCAATGCCGACAGCATCGACGAAAACGGATCCTTCTATGCCTACGCCATGTACGCACCCGAAAATCGTGAGCGACTGATCGAGGTGCTGTTCGAGGTACTCAACGATGCCATTGACAACGGCTTCGACGAAGCTGAAGTGGCCGAAGGTCGTCGCGGCTACCTGCAACAGCTCGAACTGGCGCGCAGCAATGACGGCCAGTTGATGTCGATGCTCAACAGCAACCTTTACCTGGATCGCGACATGTTCCACCAGGCCGAATTCGAGCAGAAAGTCAGCGAACTGAGTGCCGAAGAGGTCAGCCAGGCGGTGCGCGAACATCTCGACCCGGAAAAGCTCAGCTACGCAGTGGCCGGAGACTTTGAGCAGGATTCGGAAGAAGAAGCCCAGGAGTAG
- the msrA gene encoding peptide-methionine (S)-S-oxide reductase MsrA, whose protein sequence is MKPQMNADERNYLRPFAAAIVFVLLIVMHSAMADDKEHARATFAGGCFWCMEPPYDKVEGVIETVSGFSGGHVENPTYDQVVRGGTGHLEVVQVVYDPEKVDYGQLLEIYWRNVDPFDGGGQFCDRGESYRPAIFVHDDEQSEQAHASLEALESSGRFDQPFAVTIEPFEAFYAAEDYHQDYYRKNSVRYKYYRWSCGRDQRLEAIWGDTAAEN, encoded by the coding sequence ATGAAACCGCAGATGAACGCAGATGAACGCAACTATTTGCGACCCTTCGCCGCTGCGATCGTGTTCGTCCTGCTCATCGTCATGCACTCAGCAATGGCAGATGACAAAGAGCATGCGCGGGCGACCTTCGCTGGCGGCTGTTTCTGGTGCATGGAGCCACCCTACGACAAGGTTGAGGGCGTGATCGAAACCGTCTCCGGCTTCAGCGGCGGACACGTCGAAAACCCAACCTACGATCAAGTGGTTCGTGGCGGGACCGGGCACCTGGAAGTGGTCCAGGTGGTCTACGACCCGGAGAAGGTCGACTACGGGCAGTTACTCGAAATCTACTGGCGCAACGTCGATCCTTTCGACGGCGGTGGCCAATTTTGCGATCGTGGCGAAAGCTACCGCCCGGCCATCTTCGTCCACGATGACGAACAGTCCGAGCAGGCTCACGCCTCCCTGGAGGCGCTCGAGTCTTCCGGTCGATTCGACCAGCCGTTTGCCGTGACCATCGAGCCCTTCGAGGCTTTCTACGCGGCCGAGGACTACCACCAGGACTACTACCGCAAGAATTCGGTGCGCTACAAGTACTACCGCTGGAGCTGCGGGCGCGATCAGCGCCTGGAAGCCATTTGGGGCGATACGGCAGCCGAGAATTAA
- the msrB gene encoding peptide-methionine (R)-S-oxide reductase MsrB, whose protein sequence is MSFETLELEARQWREILTPEQFRVLRREGTEPSRSSPLNDEKRAGIYICAGCFLPLFSSEHKFESGTGWPSFYQPMHAEHVDTKKDFRLIWPRTEYHCARCGGHQGHVFDDGPEPTGQRWCNNGVALEFVPEGESLPELRRGE, encoded by the coding sequence ATGTCTTTCGAAACCCTCGAACTTGAAGCGCGTCAGTGGCGCGAAATTCTCACGCCCGAACAGTTCCGCGTGCTGCGACGCGAAGGCACCGAACCCTCTCGTAGCAGCCCCCTCAATGACGAGAAGCGGGCTGGCATCTACATCTGCGCCGGCTGCTTTCTGCCGCTTTTCTCGAGCGAGCACAAGTTCGAATCAGGCACCGGCTGGCCCAGCTTCTACCAGCCGATGCATGCCGAACATGTCGACACAAAGAAGGATTTTCGCCTGATCTGGCCGCGCACCGAATACCACTGCGCACGCTGCGGCGGTCACCAGGGGCACGTCTTCGACGACGGGCCGGAACCGACCGGCCAGCGCTGGTGCAACAACGGCGTGGCGCTGGAATTCGTCCCGGAAGGCGAATCCCTTCCTGAGCTGCGCCGGGGCGAATGA
- a CDS encoding bifunctional diguanylate cyclase/phosphodiesterase, with protein MLLPVLLAAAAYGLAGGLAMALAGSLLIGPFMPLDVADATAQPLEHWLVRGGVFLMVGTVAGGLFDFLRQAARKQIRAARVDSTSGLLNQTALKHDLGVRIANPEAGTLAVVLVRATDLVELVDVIGIERADRVMGELGDHLQRVCPELRCVYRFSTSELACIARTRGHRELKRLARRVHDVAGTSMEVDDAPVRIEPALGIGHAGGEGEIQPQEYIRRARVALRRAISGESKWVTYEPALESSGGESMQLIARAEKALERGEFELHYQPKLTLDRREPAGAEALIRWRASDGLVAPGAFMPKLENTSLIQSFTQFVLRTATDFARSGILVPVSINFAPRNLADDTLVNELIKGLRETGTPPEHMEIEITESTLMREPETAIRLLSRLRDHGVGVSIDDFGTGYSSFAYLRRLPATNLKIDRAFIRPLEGDGKSRRLVLAMIEAAHSLDMSVTAEGVETEAQATILAELGCELGQGFLWSPALPGDELRAWLDRWRSTT; from the coding sequence ATGCTTCTGCCGGTACTGCTCGCGGCCGCTGCCTATGGACTGGCCGGTGGACTGGCGATGGCCCTGGCCGGTTCGCTGTTGATCGGACCCTTCATGCCACTTGATGTCGCTGATGCGACCGCTCAGCCGCTCGAACACTGGCTGGTTCGCGGAGGCGTCTTCCTGATGGTCGGTACCGTAGCCGGGGGATTGTTCGATTTTCTCCGACAGGCGGCGCGCAAGCAGATCCGGGCGGCGCGCGTTGATTCCACGTCCGGGCTGCTCAATCAGACTGCTCTCAAGCACGACCTCGGTGTGAGGATCGCCAACCCCGAGGCCGGTACGCTGGCGGTCGTACTTGTGAGAGCGACTGATCTTGTCGAACTGGTCGATGTCATCGGCATCGAACGGGCGGATCGCGTCATGGGCGAACTGGGAGACCACCTTCAGCGCGTCTGTCCCGAGTTGCGGTGTGTATACCGCTTCAGCACTTCCGAACTGGCTTGCATCGCACGAACAAGAGGGCATCGTGAATTGAAGCGGCTCGCTCGCAGGGTGCACGATGTTGCCGGTACCTCCATGGAGGTCGATGATGCACCCGTTCGGATCGAGCCTGCGCTAGGAATCGGGCACGCAGGAGGCGAGGGTGAAATCCAACCGCAGGAGTATATCCGGCGGGCACGTGTCGCCTTGCGCAGGGCGATTTCAGGCGAATCCAAGTGGGTCACCTACGAGCCCGCGCTGGAAAGTTCCGGCGGTGAGTCCATGCAGTTGATCGCCCGGGCCGAAAAGGCCCTTGAGAGAGGCGAGTTCGAGCTGCATTACCAGCCCAAATTGACTCTGGATCGGCGCGAGCCGGCCGGCGCGGAAGCACTGATCCGGTGGCGCGCCAGCGACGGTCTGGTGGCTCCCGGCGCGTTCATGCCCAAGCTGGAAAATACCAGCCTGATTCAATCATTTACGCAGTTTGTCTTGCGGACCGCAACTGACTTCGCGCGCAGCGGCATCCTGGTCCCGGTCAGCATCAATTTCGCACCACGCAACCTTGCCGACGATACGCTCGTCAACGAATTGATCAAGGGGTTGCGCGAGACGGGAACACCACCGGAGCATATGGAGATCGAAATCACCGAGTCAACACTGATGCGCGAGCCCGAAACGGCCATTCGGCTGTTGAGCCGTCTGCGTGATCATGGCGTCGGGGTCAGCATTGACGACTTCGGCACGGGCTACTCATCCTTCGCCTACTTGAGGCGGCTGCCGGCAACGAACCTCAAGATCGATCGCGCGTTCATTCGACCCCTCGAGGGTGATGGCAAGAGCCGCCGGCTCGTGCTCGCCATGATCGAGGCTGCACATTCTCTCGATATGAGCGTGACTGCGGAGGGGGTGGAGACTGAAGCGCAGGCCACCATTCTGGCCGAACTGGGCTGCGAGTTGGGGCAGGGATTTCTCTGGAGCCCTGCGCTGCCTGGTGACGAACTGCGCGCCTGGCTGGACCGCTGGCGCAGTACCACCTGA